One window of Methanothermobacter tenebrarum genomic DNA carries:
- a CDS encoding DUF3096 domain-containing protein — protein sequence MVAKTDPRVIGILAIIIGILMIIYPYLVGYLVGIFLIVYGILKFFE from the coding sequence ATGGTAGCGAAAACAGATCCTCGTGTAATAGGAATCCTTGCAATAATTATAGGCATACTGATGATCATATACCCTTATCTTGTAGGCTACCTTGTAGGTATATTCCTGATTGTCTATGGTATATTAAAGTTCTTTGAATAG